In Vigna angularis cultivar LongXiaoDou No.4 chromosome 8, ASM1680809v1, whole genome shotgun sequence, one DNA window encodes the following:
- the LOC108345129 gene encoding transcription factor BEE 1, which produces MAEFSENLQLQSIRPSSFPFLDIDPSMELINQFIGINQHVIDNSNLTMHNLMPFSCDTFLGPQEPEFPGNLEENFPALVHHVNHNALPVSLPIFQAENEIHEGKKRKSVDLPETSSANSTPAVSETGSKIKQSSGKGKRAKSNVTEEEKAKEVVHVRARRGQATDSHSLAERVRRGKINEKLRCLQNIVPGCYKTMGMAVMLDEIINYVQSLQHQVEFLSLKLTAASTFYDFNSETDALETMQRARASEAKELGRYKREGYGGVSCFQPSWPL; this is translated from the exons ATGGCTGAATTCTCAGAAAATTTGCAACTTCAAAGCATTAGACCCTCTTCTTTTCCATTCTTAGACATTGATCCAAGCATGGAACTCATAAACCAATTCATTGGGATCAACCAACATGTCATAGACAACTCAAACTTGACTATGCACAACTTGATGCCATTTTCCTGTGACACCTTCTTGGGCCCTCAAGAACCTGAGTTTCCGGGAAACTTGGAGGAAAATTTCCCTGCCCTTGTTCATCATGTCAACCACAATGCACTTCCTGTTTCCCTCCCCATTTTCCAAGCAGAAAATGAGATCCACGAAGGTAAAAAGAGGAAATCGGTGGATCTTCCAGAGACCAGTTCAGCTAACTCAACTCCTGCAGTTTCTGAGACTGGAAGCAAGATAAAACAA AGTTCTGGAAAAGGAAAGAGAGCAAAAAGCAATGTGACAGAAGAAGAGAAAGCAAAGGAAGTGGTCCATGTGAGAGCCAGAAGAGGTCAAGCTACCGATAGTCACAGTTTAGCAGAAAgg GTGAGAAGAGGGAAAATCAATGAGAAATTAAGGTGCTTACAGAATATTGTTCCAGGATGTTACAAG ACCATGGGTATGGCAGTAATGTTGGACGAAATCATAAACTATGTGCAGTCCCTGCAGCATCAAGTAGAG TTCCTTTCTCTGAAGCTTACTGCAGCAAGCACCTTTTATGACTTCAATTCCGAGACAGATGCTTTAGAAACAATGCAG AGAGCAAGAGCATCAGAGGCAAAAGAGTTAGGGAGGTATAAGAGAGAAGGGTATGGAGGAGTTTCTTGCTTTCAACCAAGTTGGCCACTTTGA